Proteins encoded in a region of the Uloborus diversus isolate 005 chromosome 1, Udiv.v.3.1, whole genome shotgun sequence genome:
- the LOC129220024 gene encoding uncharacterized protein LOC129220024 produces the protein MIPKRKLRLSKAMSKPTQLQFGFAELKEHKSFKVMANVKHCKFKICCLILIFLPFSSSAANDRIGNSSISHEDILKRWTEFESAAKTGIRYAVKSVLPSLMEAATKLELSAQCMNNGMLLLNNMMKLKPWAIRFIDSSAKSIDGLMGGTLSSLGSFDECLETEAISDRRKDKILFRGQYCTINMKPPLPPLDRFYKLGESMDELKNFTKRENIISDLSKIAHTFYFLSIRLGICVPSGCSTEDIDKVSKAGRLNKSNL, from the exons ATGATCCCAAAAAGGAAATTGCGGTTGTCTAAAGCGATGTCCAAGCCAACACAGTTGCAGTTTGGTTTTGCAGAACTAAAAGAGCATAAATCGTTCAAAGTTATGGCAAACGTAAAacattgcaaatttaaaatttgttgtctaattttaatttttctaccatTTTCATCATCAGCAGCGAATGATAGGATTGGAAATAGTTCAATTTCGCATGAAGACATTTTGAAAAGATGGACTGAATTCGAAAGCGCTGCAAAAACTGGAATCAGGTATGCAGTGAAAAGTGTTTTGCCTTCTTTGATGGAGGCAGCAACAAAATTGGAACTTTCTGCACAATGCATGAACAATGGAATGCTGCTGCTGAATAACATGATGAAATTGAAACCATGGGCAATTCGAT TCATTGACTCCAGTGCTAAAAGCATCGACGGACTGATGGGTGGCACTTTAAGTTCACTTGGCTCTTTTGACGAGTGTTTGGAAACAGAAGCCATATCCGACAGAAGAAAGGATAAAATACTTTTCCGAGGGCAATATTGCACCATAAATATGAAGCCGCCGCTGCCCCCTCTAGACAGATTCTACAAGTTGGGGGAGTCTATGGACGAACTcaagaattttaccaaaagagAAAAT ATAATAAGTGATCTATCGAAGATTGCTCACACGTTCTACTTTTTATCTATAAGACTGGGAATCTGTGTTCCATCAGGATGTTCGACAGAAGACATTGACAAAGTTTCTAAAGCAG GTAGgctaaataaaagcaacttatga